The Spirochaetota bacterium genome window below encodes:
- a CDS encoding fructose-1,6-bisphosphatase — translation MNSEKNIAALHNIIRDLTEIESRLNEYIDTTMWISDPHGAGDRFVSILKGRFGLVWRICYEALPKTFSKEKIDYLGRIIRKERYFEDEVYRLDRQDIISSLVRIVQYRVQNVRDFDEIRNNINKDLKHVLENLILNYPVPNMVYENELIADKIISSLCKIVKQVILGHLIVLGDVFDRGDEPDKIIRILNQKDIKRYLTFIWGNHDILWMGAAAGNKSLIAEALRISTRYDNLAFLNRLGIDITKLKEFALKTYTGEISGNFKAKMDISRRMEKALAIIQFKLEEQTIRENPEFNMESRLWLHKLAEMLKNNDTSGLTDTHFPTIDLNNPTVLSPEEEDVINDLAYQFTTSSKVRYLMEFLYEHGKLYHIHNYILNIHALIPSTADGQFEEFLGYKGKALLDYLQHRIKTIGKNYLEGRPQDPKDLALMFYLWCGSKSPFFGKNAMKTFERYFLVDKTAHKEKLLYWGENLLKKEFMDRIMEEFGVERIVYGHTPVDIRKGEKIASPDGRAINIDGGFSDAYLNRGHALIQTPYSLYAIILPTPEETIQARQKKEPVNLMVEVIDNFEIPLRVKDTYTGKILIQKRNELYEKLLQYTDYNSNQENSKNLNYSMV, via the coding sequence ATGAATTCTGAGAAGAATATTGCAGCACTTCATAATATTATTCGTGATCTTACCGAAATAGAATCCCGATTAAACGAATACATTGATACTACCATGTGGATAAGTGATCCACATGGTGCTGGGGATAGGTTTGTTTCAATCTTAAAAGGCCGTTTTGGACTTGTGTGGCGAATATGTTATGAAGCGTTACCTAAAACATTCTCAAAAGAGAAAATTGATTATTTAGGAAGAATAATCCGTAAAGAACGCTACTTTGAAGATGAAGTATATCGGCTTGACCGACAAGATATCATATCTTCACTTGTGCGAATTGTCCAATATCGTGTCCAAAATGTACGTGATTTTGATGAGATTAGAAATAATATAAATAAAGATTTAAAACATGTACTAGAAAATCTTATTTTAAATTATCCAGTTCCCAATATGGTTTATGAAAATGAATTAATAGCAGATAAGATAATAAGCTCATTGTGTAAAATTGTAAAACAGGTTATTCTTGGACATCTTATAGTATTGGGTGATGTCTTTGATAGAGGTGATGAACCAGATAAAATTATACGAATTTTGAATCAGAAAGATATTAAGCGTTACCTTACATTTATATGGGGCAATCATGATATTTTATGGATGGGCGCTGCTGCTGGCAATAAATCTCTTATAGCAGAAGCCTTACGCATAAGTACCCGATATGACAACCTTGCATTTCTTAACAGATTGGGAATTGATATTACAAAATTAAAAGAATTTGCTTTAAAAACATACACTGGCGAAATATCAGGAAATTTTAAAGCAAAGATGGACATATCACGAAGGATGGAAAAAGCTTTGGCAATTATTCAGTTCAAACTTGAAGAACAGACAATTAGAGAAAATCCTGAATTTAATATGGAATCAAGATTATGGCTTCATAAACTTGCAGAAATGTTGAAAAATAACGATACTTCCGGTTTAACAGATACACACTTCCCAACTATTGACCTTAATAATCCCACCGTATTATCCCCAGAAGAGGAAGATGTGATTAATGATCTTGCATATCAATTTACAACAAGCTCCAAAGTTCGCTATCTAATGGAATTTTTATATGAGCATGGCAAATTATACCACATTCACAATTATATACTCAACATTCATGCATTGATACCAAGCACAGCTGATGGCCAATTTGAAGAATTTTTAGGTTACAAAGGTAAAGCATTACTTGATTATTTGCAACATAGAATTAAAACAATTGGCAAAAACTATCTTGAAGGTAGGCCACAAGATCCCAAAGACCTTGCTCTGATGTTTTATCTATGGTGTGGATCAAAATCGCCATTCTTTGGTAAAAATGCAATGAAAACTTTTGAGCGCTATTTTCTTGTGGACAAGACTGCACATAAAGAAAAGTTATTATACTGGGGCGAAAATTTACTTAAAAAAGAATTTATGGATAGAATCATGGAAGAGTTTGGCGTTGAGAGAATAGTGTACGGTCACACACCAGTAGACATTCGCAAAGGTGAGAAAATTGCATCTCCTGATGGAAGAGCTATTAACATTGATGGAGGATTTTCAGATGCATACCTTAACAGGGGGCATGCTTTAATCCAAACACCATATTCATTGTATGCAATAATCCTACCTACTCCTGAAGAAACTATTCAAGCACGGCAGAAAAAAGAACCGGTCAATTTAATGGTAGAAGTAATTGATAACTTTGAAATACCCCTACGAGTAAAAGATACTTATACAGGTAAAATATTAATTCAAAAAAGAAATGAACTTTACGAAAAACTGCTGCAATATACTGACTATAATTCAAATCAAGAAAATAGCAAAAATCTGAATTATTCAATGGTATGA
- the atpC gene encoding ATP synthase F1 subunit epsilon codes for MAMKLNCSVLTPERQIYEGQVDFAVVQAYDGEMGFLYNHAPLISELGTGEIRLRSGDSTEYFYVDGGFVEIKNNYLIILAQEAISKQELKPEQIESKIKEIAALPKPETFAERLNIDIELKKLKARLKVARK; via the coding sequence ATGGCAATGAAATTAAATTGCAGTGTATTGACACCAGAACGACAGATATATGAAGGGCAGGTTGATTTTGCTGTTGTACAGGCATATGATGGTGAGATGGGCTTTCTGTATAATCATGCTCCTCTTATTTCTGAACTGGGTACCGGTGAGATACGATTGCGATCGGGAGATAGCACTGAATATTTTTATGTTGATGGTGGATTTGTAGAAATCAAGAATAATTATCTTATCATTCTAGCCCAGGAAGCAATTAGCAAACAGGAGTTGAAGCCAGAGCAGATTGAATCAAAGATAAAAGAAATTGCTGCATTGCCAAAGCCTGAAACTTTTGCAGAACGGCTAAACATTGATATTGAATTGAAAAAGCTAAAAGCTAGATTGAAAGTTGCAAGGAAGTAA